The following are from one region of the candidate division KSB1 bacterium genome:
- a CDS encoding imidazolonepropionase, translating into MQADFIIKNCAEIATPLANEGFKPAGFKTIKNGALAAYEGKIVFVGKTAELDFQVEIGEGVEIIDASGKIVTPGFVDSHTHPIFGETRENEFEMRISGKSYEEIALAGGGIRSSVRSLRNTSKEELVEKVLPRLDRFLEYGTTTIEAKSGYGLTIEDEIKSLEVINELNQRHPLDLVPTFLGAHEIPDEYRGNKDGYIDLVINEMMPEVKERNLAEFCDIFCESHVFTVEDSRKILGAAKDMGFNLKIHADQLTRNGGTALAAELEATSADHLEYTDEDDWEKMVTHKVVPVLLPGAVFFLGKEKYAQASRMHEVGLPIAIATDFNPGTCMSESMPLILTLACLKLKLKPTEALTAATYHAALAINCGNLLGSLEVGKKADMVIWDVPNLSYIPYHFGVNLIKAVVKSGKIVCEN; encoded by the coding sequence TTGCAAGCTGACTTCATCATAAAGAACTGCGCTGAAATTGCCACCCCACTTGCAAATGAAGGCTTTAAACCAGCGGGTTTTAAGACAATAAAAAATGGAGCTTTAGCAGCCTATGAGGGCAAAATTGTTTTTGTCGGTAAGACTGCGGAGCTTGATTTTCAGGTCGAAATAGGGGAAGGTGTTGAAATAATCGATGCATCCGGGAAAATTGTCACGCCCGGTTTCGTCGACAGCCACACCCATCCAATTTTTGGAGAGACGCGGGAAAATGAGTTTGAAATGCGCATTAGTGGCAAAAGTTACGAAGAGATCGCTTTGGCGGGCGGCGGCATTCGGTCGAGTGTTCGCAGTCTTCGCAACACTTCCAAAGAAGAGCTGGTCGAGAAAGTACTGCCACGTTTGGATAGATTCCTCGAATACGGCACCACAACAATTGAGGCAAAAAGCGGCTACGGCCTGACCATTGAAGATGAAATCAAATCACTCGAAGTTATTAATGAATTAAACCAGCGACATCCCCTGGACCTGGTGCCGACATTCTTGGGAGCACATGAAATCCCAGATGAGTACCGCGGCAACAAAGATGGCTATATCGATCTGGTCATTAATGAAATGATGCCTGAGGTTAAAGAAAGAAACCTGGCTGAATTTTGTGACATTTTCTGCGAGTCTCATGTGTTCACGGTTGAGGATTCGAGAAAAATTTTAGGCGCTGCCAAAGACATGGGATTCAATTTAAAAATACATGCGGACCAACTTACCCGAAATGGCGGCACTGCCCTGGCTGCAGAATTAGAAGCAACTTCGGCCGATCACCTGGAATACACAGATGAAGATGACTGGGAGAAGATGGTAACTCATAAGGTTGTGCCGGTGCTGTTACCAGGCGCTGTTTTCTTTCTGGGTAAAGAAAAATATGCCCAAGCGAGCAGGATGCATGAGGTAGGACTGCCAATTGCAATAGCAACGGATTTTAACCCGGGCACATGTATGAGCGAATCGATGCCCCTGATATTAACTTTGGCTTGTTTAAAGCTAAAGCTCAAACCCACAGAAGCGCTCACCGCAGCCACATATCACGCTGCTTTAGCCATAAATTGCGGGAACTTATTAGGGTCTTTGGAAGTAGGAAAAAAAGCTGATATGGTGATTTGGGATGTTCCAAATCTGAGTTATATACCTTACCATTTTGGTGTAAATTTAATTAAGGCTGTTGTGAAATCAGGAAAAATAGTTTGTGAAAACTGA
- the hutU gene encoding urocanate hydratase codes for MRKSKAIRAPRGNGLTCKGWAQEAAMRMLMNNLDPDVAEDPENLIIYGGTGRAARNWDCYHQIVKSLQNLENDETLLIQSGKPVGVFRTHPYSPRVIIANSLLVPAWATSEYFRDLEDKGLIMYGQMTAGSWIYIGTQGILQGTYETFAAAAKKHFRGDLKGKLVVSGGLGGMGGAQPLAATMNGAVFLGVEVDVHRIERRIQTHYCDKKTNNLSEALQIVQDAKEKQEAVSVALLGNCAEVLPELVKRGVIPDLLTDQTSAHDELTGYVPAGIPYDEALRLRESDPQEYIKRSYNSMVTHVEAMLKLQNMGAVTFDYGNNIRGQALKAGLKNAFDFPGFVPAYIRPLFCEGKGPFRWAALSGDAEDIFKTDEIVLKLFPEDKSLARWIKMARERIAFQGLPARICWLGYGERAKFGLAINELVAKGEIKAPIVIGRDHLDCGSVASPNRETEGMKDGSDAIADWPILNALLNTASGATWVSVHHGGGVGIGNSIHAGQVIVADGTKDAAERLERVLTNDPGIGVARHVDAGYEKAVKTATEKGINVPMMK; via the coding sequence TTGAGAAAAAGTAAAGCAATCCGAGCGCCACGAGGCAATGGGCTCACCTGCAAAGGATGGGCACAAGAAGCAGCCATGCGAATGTTGATGAACAATTTGGATCCCGACGTTGCCGAAGATCCTGAGAACTTAATTATTTATGGCGGCACTGGCCGGGCAGCTCGAAACTGGGACTGCTACCATCAAATTGTCAAGTCACTGCAAAATCTCGAGAATGATGAAACGTTGCTCATTCAATCCGGCAAACCGGTTGGGGTTTTTAGGACGCATCCTTACTCCCCGAGAGTCATTATCGCCAATTCACTCCTGGTGCCGGCCTGGGCCACTTCCGAGTACTTTCGTGACCTGGAAGATAAGGGACTGATCATGTACGGCCAGATGACCGCTGGAAGCTGGATTTATATAGGAACGCAGGGAATCCTGCAGGGTACTTATGAAACTTTTGCTGCCGCTGCTAAAAAGCATTTCAGGGGGGATTTGAAAGGTAAGTTGGTTGTTTCGGGTGGCTTAGGCGGAATGGGAGGCGCTCAACCATTGGCAGCAACTATGAACGGCGCTGTTTTTCTGGGCGTCGAAGTCGATGTACACAGAATCGAGCGCAGGATTCAGACTCACTATTGCGATAAAAAAACGAATAATTTGTCTGAGGCACTACAAATTGTTCAGGATGCAAAAGAAAAACAAGAGGCCGTCTCAGTTGCTTTGTTGGGCAACTGCGCAGAGGTACTTCCAGAGCTGGTCAAACGTGGGGTTATTCCTGATTTGTTAACCGACCAAACTTCGGCACATGATGAATTGACCGGCTATGTGCCGGCCGGAATACCTTATGACGAAGCGCTTCGTTTGCGTGAATCAGATCCGCAGGAGTATATTAAAAGAAGCTACAATTCGATGGTGACTCATGTAGAGGCCATGCTGAAGCTGCAAAATATGGGCGCAGTGACATTTGATTACGGAAATAATATACGCGGTCAGGCGTTAAAAGCAGGACTTAAAAATGCCTTTGATTTCCCGGGATTTGTACCCGCTTATATCAGACCACTTTTCTGTGAAGGTAAAGGCCCCTTCCGATGGGCGGCGCTTTCGGGTGATGCAGAAGATATTTTTAAAACCGATGAAATTGTTTTAAAGCTTTTCCCGGAGGACAAGTCGCTTGCCCGCTGGATAAAAATGGCAAGAGAAAGGATTGCATTTCAAGGATTGCCTGCAAGAATTTGCTGGCTCGGTTACGGCGAGCGCGCTAAGTTCGGCCTGGCAATTAACGAACTGGTTGCAAAAGGCGAGATTAAAGCGCCGATCGTCATTGGCAGGGATCATCTTGATTGCGGTTCGGTTGCATCTCCCAACCGCGAAACCGAAGGCATGAAGGACGGCTCGGATGCCATCGCAGATTGGCCGATCTTAAACGCTCTGTTAAATACCGCTTCCGGGGCGACTTGGGTTTCGGTGCACCACGGCGGCGGGGTTGGCATTGGCAATTCCATTCACGCGGGACAGGTGATTGTTGCCGACGGCACCAAAGACGCTGCCGAGCGTTTAGAGCGCGTTTTGACCAACGATCCGGGAATTGGCGTTGCCCGGCACGTTGATGCAGGTTATGAAAAGGCGGTTAAAACGGCAACAGAAAAAGGTATTAACGTGCCGATGATGAAATAA
- the rplQ gene encoding 50S ribosomal protein L17, translated as MRHKKVNAKLNRTAAHRKALYSNVATSLFEHKQVKTTIAKAKAVRKTVDRIITFAKRGTLADRRQVLKTIHDKRVVKNLFDEIAPTYKERDGGYTRIIRLGRRKGDGAEIALLELVGYEGVLMEKHKSKEEGKTKKKEKQTSEKEETEAEE; from the coding sequence ATGCGGCACAAAAAAGTAAACGCTAAATTAAATAGAACCGCAGCACACAGAAAAGCTCTCTACTCTAATGTAGCCACGTCTTTGTTTGAGCATAAGCAAGTAAAGACGACTATAGCTAAAGCAAAAGCCGTTAGAAAAACCGTCGATCGCATCATCACTTTTGCTAAACGTGGAACTTTGGCTGATCGCAGGCAGGTCTTAAAGACGATTCACGACAAGAGAGTTGTTAAAAATCTTTTCGATGAGATTGCTCCGACATATAAAGAACGAGATGGCGGATACACACGGATCATCAGGCTTGGCCGCCGCAAAGGCGACGGTGCGGAAATAGCACTTTTGGAGCTGGTTGGTTATGAAGGGGTTCTGATGGAAAAGCATAAGTCGAAGGAAGAAGGGAAGACCAAGAAAAAAGAGAAACAAACATCTGAGAAAGAAGAGACTGAAGCTGAAGAGTAA
- a CDS encoding DNA-directed RNA polymerase subunit alpha — MNWPNLQMPESIEIDEANYSNVFGRFVLQPLERGFGVTIGNSLRRILLSSLPGAAISMIRVDGVLHELSTIPGVVEDVAEMILNLKEVRFKLMTKRPEKFMVHLQGPRDFIAGDIQNGTTEFEILNPGRHIATLNKDANFDIEFRISRGHGYVPAEKNKQPDQPIGSIPIDAIYTPIKKVSYKVENTRVGDRTDYEKLILEVETDSSITPDDALTYAAKILKDHIQLFINFDIEPEEEEPVEVDEEVLQIRKLLKMPVDELELSVRSYNCLMAANIKTIGDLVKRDEPEMLKFRNFGRKSLQELTKILEEKGLHFGFDTEKYLKGDTE; from the coding sequence ATGAATTGGCCTAATCTTCAGATGCCTGAAAGTATTGAAATTGATGAGGCAAATTATTCGAATGTTTTTGGTAGGTTTGTTTTACAACCTTTGGAACGAGGTTTCGGTGTAACAATCGGGAATTCTTTGCGAAGAATTCTTTTATCTTCCCTGCCAGGTGCAGCAATCTCCATGATTCGGGTTGATGGCGTTCTGCACGAGCTTTCTACGATTCCGGGGGTAGTGGAAGATGTTGCAGAAATGATTTTGAATTTGAAAGAAGTTAGATTTAAATTAATGACAAAACGTCCTGAAAAATTTATGGTTCATCTGCAGGGACCGCGTGACTTTATAGCGGGTGATATCCAGAATGGAACCACGGAGTTTGAAATTTTAAACCCCGGCAGACACATAGCTACTCTAAATAAAGATGCAAATTTTGACATTGAGTTTAGAATCTCTCGCGGTCACGGTTACGTGCCGGCTGAGAAGAACAAACAACCGGATCAGCCGATTGGCTCTATTCCAATCGATGCAATTTATACACCCATCAAAAAAGTCTCTTATAAAGTAGAAAATACCCGTGTCGGCGACAGAACGGATTACGAAAAGCTGATACTCGAAGTTGAAACGGATAGCAGCATAACTCCTGATGACGCTTTGACTTATGCGGCAAAGATTTTGAAGGATCATATTCAACTTTTTATTAACTTCGACATTGAGCCTGAAGAAGAAGAACCCGTTGAGGTTGACGAAGAAGTTCTGCAAATTCGCAAACTTTTAAAGATGCCGGTCGATGAACTTGAATTATCCGTTCGCTCATACAATTGTTTGATGGCTGCCAATATCAAGACGATTGGGGATCTGGTAAAAAGAGATGAACCTGAGATGCTCAAGTTTAGAAACTTTGGCAGGAAGTCGCTGCAGGAGTTAACCAAGATTTTAGAGGAGAAAGGGCTTCACTTCGGATTTGACACTGAAAAATATCTCAAAGGTGACACTGAATAA
- the rpsD gene encoding 30S ribosomal protein S4, whose translation MARYIGPVCKLCRREEEKLFLKGAKCMTPKCPVDKKAYPPGQHGTRRRFKQSEYGIQLRAKQKVRRIYGVLESQFRNYFESAERQKGITSENLLQLLERRLDNIVYRLGFAPSRKSARQLVRHRHFMVNGKLVDIPSYSLKAGDEVKVKDKSKKLETIHAAMKKIREDKQLPWLELDKAGMVGTLMNIPARADIPLEINESLIVELYSK comes from the coding sequence ATGGCAAGATATATTGGTCCTGTTTGTAAACTTTGCAGAAGAGAAGAAGAAAAACTGTTTCTAAAAGGCGCGAAATGTATGACGCCGAAATGCCCGGTGGACAAAAAAGCTTATCCTCCGGGGCAGCACGGAACACGCCGGCGTTTTAAGCAGTCCGAGTATGGGATTCAATTGCGGGCTAAACAAAAAGTTCGCAGAATCTATGGTGTTTTGGAGTCTCAATTCAGAAATTATTTTGAGAGTGCAGAACGACAAAAAGGAATTACAAGCGAAAATTTGCTGCAATTGCTGGAACGGCGCCTCGATAATATTGTCTATCGTTTAGGTTTTGCTCCGTCGCGCAAATCTGCCCGCCAGTTGGTTCGTCATCGCCATTTTATGGTGAACGGAAAGCTGGTCGATATTCCCTCCTATAGTTTGAAGGCGGGAGATGAAGTGAAAGTCAAGGATAAAAGCAAGAAACTGGAAACCATTCATGCCGCGATGAAAAAAATTCGTGAAGATAAACAACTGCCGTGGTTAGAGTTAGACAAAGCCGGTATGGTTGGAACCCTGATGAATATTCCTGCTAGAGCAGATATTCCACTAGAAATTAATGAGTCTTTGATTGTAGAGTTGTATTCTAAATAG
- the rpsK gene encoding 30S ribosomal protein S11 produces MAAPKRQKGKKKERVESNGVAHIKATFNNTIVTLTDQYGNVISWASAGKIGFKGSRKSTPFAAQLSAETAAKEAMELGLQRVEVLIKGPGSGRESAVRSLQAAGLEITAIKDVTPIPHNGCRPPKRRRV; encoded by the coding sequence ATGGCAGCGCCAAAAAGACAAAAAGGTAAAAAGAAAGAAAGAGTTGAATCCAATGGGGTCGCTCATATTAAGGCAACATTTAACAACACAATTGTGACCCTAACTGATCAATACGGAAATGTGATTTCCTGGGCATCGGCCGGGAAGATCGGTTTTAAAGGGTCACGAAAGAGTACCCCTTTTGCTGCACAGCTTTCTGCAGAAACTGCTGCAAAAGAAGCTATGGAGCTGGGACTTCAGCGCGTCGAGGTCTTGATAAAAGGTCCGGGTTCCGGTAGAGAATCAGCAGTGCGATCCCTGCAGGCTGCAGGATTGGAAATCACAGCTATTAAGGATGTGACCCCAATTCCTCACAACGGCTGTCGACCGCCAAAAAGAAGACGTGTTTAA
- the rpsM gene encoding 30S ribosomal protein S13 → MARISGVDLPKDKRVEIGLTYIYGIGLSSAQKILGQAKVDGDIRVKDLSTEDVTKIRNIVTKDYKVEGALRTEVTMNIKRLMDIGCYRGLRHRRSLPSRGQRTHTNARTRRGRRAAVGGKKK, encoded by the coding sequence TTGGCTAGAATTTCTGGAGTAGATTTACCCAAAGATAAACGAGTAGAAATTGGGTTGACATATATTTATGGTATCGGCCTATCAAGCGCACAGAAAATTCTGGGGCAGGCCAAGGTAGATGGGGATATCCGGGTAAAGGATTTATCTACTGAAGACGTAACCAAAATTCGAAACATCGTTACCAAGGACTACAAAGTTGAAGGTGCTTTGAGAACCGAAGTTACAATGAACATCAAGCGGCTTATGGATATTGGGTGTTACCGTGGCTTGAGGCACCGTCGGAGCCTGCCGTCACGCGGACAGCGGACTCACACAAATGCCCGGACTCGCAGAGGGAGAAGAGCTGCCGTCGGCGGCAAAAAGAAATAA
- the rpmJ gene encoding 50S ribosomal protein L36, with protein sequence MKVRSSLKKICDNCKIIRRKGRVIVICKNPRHKQRQG encoded by the coding sequence ATGAAAGTTCGGTCTTCGTTGAAAAAGATTTGTGACAATTGCAAGATTATTCGCAGAAAAGGTCGGGTAATTGTCATTTGCAAAAACCCCCGGCATAAGCAGCGGCAGGGTTAA
- the infA gene encoding translation initiation factor IF-1: protein MAKEAPIKVDGTITETLPNATFRVELENGHKVLAHISGKMRMHFIKILPGDKVTLELSPYDLSRGRITYRYK from the coding sequence ATGGCTAAAGAAGCGCCAATTAAAGTAGACGGTACCATAACTGAAACTTTGCCCAACGCTACATTCAGGGTTGAGTTGGAGAATGGCCATAAAGTCCTGGCGCACATTTCAGGCAAAATGAGAATGCATTTTATTAAGATTCTTCCCGGCGACAAAGTAACTCTAGAGCTTTCGCCTTACGATTTAAGCAGGGGTAGAATTACATATAGATACAAATGA
- the map gene encoding type I methionyl aminopeptidase: MIHIRSQREIELIRNSCRVVLAAFDLVEKLIEPGVETGFLDRQIEKFIKSKGARPAFKGYRGFPASSCISVEDEVVHGIPGEKILKDGEIVSIDIGVECEGFFGDSAKTFAVGEISPEKKRLMSITKQSLDEGVKEANCGARLSNISHRIQTIVEGANFSIVRELVGHGIGRKLHEDPQVPNFGSRNSGPRLREGMVLAIEPMVNFGDYEVETLNDNWTVVTADGSPSAHFEYTVAVSNNGPEILTPYD; encoded by the coding sequence ATGATTCATATACGTAGTCAGCGGGAAATTGAGTTAATTAGGAATAGTTGCCGGGTAGTTTTAGCCGCGTTTGATTTGGTTGAAAAATTGATTGAGCCTGGCGTCGAAACCGGTTTTTTAGATAGACAAATAGAAAAGTTTATAAAGTCAAAGGGAGCAAGACCCGCATTTAAAGGATATAGAGGTTTTCCTGCGAGTTCATGCATTTCAGTAGAAGATGAAGTTGTTCATGGGATTCCAGGAGAAAAAATACTTAAGGACGGTGAAATAGTCAGCATCGATATTGGAGTGGAATGTGAAGGTTTTTTCGGCGACAGCGCAAAGACTTTTGCAGTAGGCGAGATTTCACCAGAAAAAAAGCGCCTGATGAGTATAACCAAACAATCTTTGGATGAAGGTGTAAAAGAAGCCAATTGTGGCGCCAGGTTATCCAATATTTCTCATAGAATTCAAACTATTGTTGAGGGTGCGAATTTTTCGATAGTGCGAGAATTGGTCGGCCACGGTATTGGCAGGAAGCTTCATGAAGACCCGCAAGTTCCAAATTTTGGCTCTCGTAATTCGGGACCAAGGTTGAGGGAGGGTATGGTTTTGGCCATCGAGCCGATGGTTAATTTTGGAGATTATGAAGTAGAAACGTTAAACGATAATTGGACGGTTGTGACCGCGGATGGCTCTCCATCAGCGCATTTTGAATACACGGTAGCCGTCTCAAATAATGGACCTGAAATTTTGACTCCCTATGACTGA